In Brachypodium distachyon strain Bd21 chromosome 5, Brachypodium_distachyon_v3.0, whole genome shotgun sequence, the genomic window AGTAGACTATCTTTCataattaattagttatgTTTGAGTGCTGTATTGTCGTCCGTAAATTGTTCCCATTTGTAACATACCTGATAAGGTCAATTTCTGCTTCAGCCTAACTCCCAACACAAGCGTTACACAGTTAAAGATGGAGCACCAACTCTGGTAAATAGTTTCTTAATGTAGCCATCCATGTTCTTTCCAACTTTTTTTCTTAGTGTACCTCGGTTTTGAATattctcctcttttttttttccataagATCCCTTCAGATCCCATTGCGTTAATGAAAAGCACTGTTCTTTCTACGAAATCAAAGGTATGTTCTGTTATTTAATACAGTACTAGATGTTACATTAGTACATGCTACACAATGATCCACATCCACTAACCCATTAAAAAAGctgtttattttcagtgtCACTGGTAGATTGAAATGCATAACAAAGTAGAAACACTTTATCAAATTACTAATGTTAATGTCGCACCGCCATGACATGAATTAGCTTTGTTTCAGTTTACTACTTCACAAATTTATTCATTCTCCTGATCGTTGACCTTGAAATGTGATTGTGAGCATCATATGATATTGTTTCCAACAAAACGCAAATGTTAACGCCCACCTCGACCTAAATTAGTTGTTTTCGGTTAACTACTTGACAATTTTAGTCCTTTTTGTTGACCTTGAATTGTGATTGTGAGCATCATGTGATATTGTGTTTATTGATCATTATCATTTCCTACCTTGCAGTTCAAGTTATTTCTGGAACCATTTCTCTACGAGAAGTCTCACACAAGGAATTCACAAAAAGTGTCTGACAACCATTTAAGTGAGAGGTGGACCTTCATACTTGGTTTTTTGCATTGCTGTGGATGTCAAATACTAATCATATAATAAACGATTGCCTTTTGTTAGAAAATGTTGAGGACTTGAGCGGTTGTCTAGTGTTTCCTTAATCTTTATCTGCTTGcaattgtttttattttacataACACAGCCAGCTTGTTTGCATGCATAAATTTTCTTCAGAGGGAATAACTGAATTTCCCTGTTATTACGCCTTTTCAGTGTTGGGAGTTTCTTTGAGCGCCACTTTGGAAAAGAGgtgaatttttcttttaataAATCATGAATAATTAAGTCATATACAATTAAAAGTTCTTCAGCTGAAATCATAACCAGACATGGCTAAGAATTTCCACTTTTATTATAGGTTGTTGACTATCTTATTGATCCTTTTGTTGCTGGAACAAGTGCAGGAGATCCTGAGTCATTATCTGTGAGTTATTGATGTGTCCTGTCCCACTATTTGCACTGGTTAGATTTATATCCTATTTTCTTTGGTTAGATCTATATGGTCTTTTGTATTTGCGAGTAAACTTGCAGTAATAATTACTAGTTTATTTATATTATGTGTATAAATAAGTGTATGCCTTTTCCATGTCGTGTGTGCTTAGTGTTAATATTATCAGTCCCGGCCATATCACTATGTAAATGCAATTGTGCTGGCTTTGTTAACAGTTATCTTTTGCAGATTCGTCATGCATTTCCAGGTTTATGGGATTTAGAAAAGAAGTAAGTTTgtacatttattttgttttctcatcACGTTCTTCAGTTGCCTTGTCCACATTAGTATCTATTGCATAGTGCTGTGGTGCATTATACCAGTTTAAGCAGTGTCAAAATTCTAAGTCAAGATGCATTTTTTATGTATCCTTGTGTGCTGCATTGCTTTTGTGGGTGCTACTGCTGTTAGCCTGTTACTGAATTTCATAAATTGGGCATTCACAGAATGTCACCCTTATGTTATCAATCTTCTTGTCTGTTCCTCAGTATTTAATATTCTGGTGCCGTTTCATTCCAGATATTAAATTCTCTTTCATCTTTTGCCGGTGGAGTCTAATTAATTGGAGATGCAGTAGTATTACTGTTATGTAGGGTCGCACTTATGCGCGACGCCTCGAGAACCCTTAGATCCTGGTGACATGATCCCATAGCAGCTGATAAATCTTGTCCAGTCTGGACCAGATCAGGAGATGCCCCTGGTTAATTCCCATAGGTAGCAGTCCTGCTAGGTTGGGAATTGGTAGCTATTTGGTAGTAGTATTACATTCAGTTTCTTTCCAGTCCACATGCAAGCTGGGTCTCTCTGTTATATAAAGAGATGTACGATGTATAGGAGTTCACAAATCAAGTAAACTAATGTAAAAGGAGGCTAGCCTCTAACAAGTCTCTATCCCACCTTGGCTTGCGGTACAGGGCAACAGCCGCGGCCTCCAGCATTGCACGACTTAAGCTCTCCGGAATCTGGGTCTTGACAAGTACTGACtttctaaagtttgaccaaacttatagcaaaatatattaatatcTACTGTACTATAGCAAATCAGTACACTATGAAAACATGTATCATGATAGATCTAGTGACCTTAATTTGGCACTGTAtgtgttgatattttttgtatAAGCTTAAAGTTTGACGGCCAGTAAAATTTATACATCtcatattttggaatggagggagtacttatttgATTGGAATATCTCTTGACTAGCCTGATAATATGCATCTCCTTGAAGTTGAATCCATATTGTAAATTTTCAGTTCATAGTGATGGTGTAATGAATGTTATCTTGGCAATGTGACGTGTCAACCCAAATTACTGTAAATGTAAAAGGCTATGACTCCATTTATTCAGCAAAATGTTGCACTGATTGTACCATGAGCTGAGAAATAATAACTAGTAAATGTAGGGAGTACCTACCGAGATCATGAGCCATAGAGCGCAGCTAAATGATCAATTCATCGTAGCTTATTGTGATCTGCTTCCTAAGTTACTTACTTGCCGTATGAATTTCTGATACTTCTGGCAGACAATTCTGTCATCATTTGTTGGAAGTTTGAAAGGCATTTAGAGAGGTGCAGTGGTACTCTGTACTCCTGGCCATTTCTATCACTAAATGCTGGTACATACATTTATGCCATTACATGTAGACCACTGAAACTATAGGTTGAATTCAGTCAAACGTTTGTTATCTTCATGGTTCGTGGTGACAAACTTTTTCCAATGGACCTCATTGTTTGTGCTCTTTCTACTTGACTTTTCCACTGCATTTTGTTGCCATAAATGTGGCTAGCAACATTTTTGTCTCGCTTATGTTTTTTCCATTGTTCTTGCTAATCTGTTGCTTCATACTTCTTCAATCCTCTCAGGTATGGCTCTATCATTGTTGGTGCTATCTTGTCTAAACTAACAGCCAAAGGTGACTCGACAAAGAAAGCAGACACTTCATCAGGAAAAGGACGGAATAAGCAGGCGTCATTTTCATTTCATGGTGGTATGCAGGTATTCCTTTAATGTCATCCTGTCATTTCTGTTGTTAGCGTCAAGGATATCAAGGGCTAACCCTTGTATATGCCCTAGTAACTCTGTCCGTGCAATCTAAAAATGTTGTATTCTAACTTTGGCACTTAATAATTGGTTATATTTTGGGTTATTCAACGACATAAGTTCAGTTAACGAACTGGCATTGCTGCTTTAATAAGTCTCACAAGAGCTAGAAAAGCTGTCATGATTTATATCAGTTATCCAGATTAGTAAGCCATTCACAGCCGTGTGATGATCACCTGTTGAGTTATTTATTGACTCAGCACAATTTTATTACCTTACAGAAATGCAGAGATTGGGTTTAAGCAATGCCAAACGAAAACCCAATCATATTTCCAAGCGCAAGGATCTATCTTGCATATCTTTAACCTCGCGGCTGCCAAGTAATAAAAATGCATCATAAGAAACGATTGCCAGCTACTAGGGGTGTTCAAAAACAGTTTCGTAGAAACTGTGAAAAACTGCCGTATATATTTTGTTGAATTAGCTTGGTCAGCTTGATCAGAGTCATTGAAGAAAGTTGTAGAGAACCAAGCATAGCTTGGGTGGTCAGGCAGCCAGGTGTGCTGGCAGCCCACCAGAGTTCGATCCTCGAAGGTCGCACTTTGGTGTCTCACtttgtaaaaattatatatctatatactgtcgGACTGCAATCGCGCAGCTCTTACAgtttaaagtaaaaaaaaaaaagaaagttgtACCAGGGCTGGCTTGCCAGGTTTGGCCGTTTCAACCCAAACAGGATTTGAACAGCCCTAGCATCTACAATACAAAGACTTAAACACCACCAGATAGTTGCATGATAGTAATGATGAATCATGCAGCATTTCATGGTCAATTGGCCGCGGCATGGTAACATGCTACAAGCTTTGTACTTATACTATTTAACACCTGTTTTTTTACAAGTTGTGTGTCGCTCACTGATTTTCAGACACTAGTAGAGGGACTTCACAAGGACGTTGGAGATGGTAATGTGAAGCTTGGAACACAAGTGCTGTCACTGGCATGTAGCTGTGACAGACTCTCTGCATCAGATGGGTGGTCAATTTCTGTCAATTCAAAGGATGCTAGCAGCAAGCTGGCTGCAAAGAACCAATTGTTTGATGCAGTTATAATGACAGTAAGAAATGGCCACCTGCATTCTGTTTGAAAGTTAATTTTCATATGAAATTTTGTAAATTTTCTTCTTGCTGATCTGCAGAACATGGTAGTTCTGTAGTTACTCAGGACAGGCTAttgttttttcaagaaaacacAAGCCTGAGTGTCAGTGAGGGCAGGCTAATTTTTCATTGAACATAGGTCAGAAAACCAAATTATTTAACCCTTACATTTTTCCCTGTTCAGGCTCCACTGTCTAATGTCCAGAGGATGAAGTTTACAAAAGGCGGAGTTCCCTTTGTGCTAGACTTTCTTCCTAAGGTCAGGTCTCGCCAttttataataaaaatgcaatTATTAATATGGTTGCTCTTGCAAAGAAATTAATGCCAGAGGAAATTCCTCTTAATGGCTTCAATTGCACTTTTTTTTCAGGCCCATCACTACTAATACCCATAATGCAGGATTATTTTCGTTTTTCTTCTACATTTCCATTATATATACGTGATCCATTTCTTTTATGGAACTACCAAAATTGTAGCTTATTAGTGATATGATGTATTTAGATGACAGCCAGAGTTATTTTTCGCAGAGGCTCAAGTTTGACCTTTTCAGTTCGCTCTTCGATACTGCATGTAAAAGTAACTGTATGATAGTATTTGGTGTTGTGCTAGAACTTTTCCAATTTCTGGACAAAATGAGTATACGTGTGTTGGAAATATATTGGATGTGAAAATGAAGCATACAAGTTAGACATAtcagattattatttttactgACATGAATACAGAAATTGAATAAAGATAGTTttctaatttattttctccATTTTAAAAGGGGTAATTACTTCCCAAATTTATATGCTCACAAAATTTATCCACTTGTTCAGATGCTTTGCCATATTACTTTCCCTATTATTTGATATTTTGCATGATATATATGTGCATTTGGGGAATACTTCTAATCAGAATAACATACTAGCGTTGTTACAGCCTGTGTTCTCAAGTTTACAATTATGACTTATGAGATGTATCACTGATTTCGAGTCATGAAATACCTGGATTCTTACAACTTTGCATGTATAGGACAATCATCTTAATCCATATTTATTATGCAGGTGGATTATCTGCCATTGTCCCTCATGGTAACAGCTTTTAGGAAGGAAGATGTCAAAAGACCGTTGGAAGGATTTGGGGTCTTGATACCCTAtaaggaacaacaaaaatatggTCTGAAAACTCTTGGTACGTTAGCTCGGCTTATATTCGATCTGTTTTCAACTTGCAGAAGCTTACATTTTGAGCTGTAAATTACCATTATTTTCAATTTGGTGCATAACATAACCATGCTACATTTACATCAGTTTACCTCCATTCATGTTTCTTGTTTTATTCTGATTTGTAGTGTTTCCCTCTACACCCTTTTTTTCCCAAGAACATAGCCTCCACATTTTCATTCATGTGACTGTTTCTTGTATAGGAACTCTCTTTTCCTCTATGATGTTTCCAGACCGAGCTCCTAATGACCAGCACCTATTTACAACATTCGTTGGGGGAAGCCACAATAGAGATCTCGCTGCAGCTCCAacgtacaattttttttatatgtcATATGTTGTGCTTCTACTTTTAGGTAGATTATTCTTATTTTATACTTCTGCAGAGCTATCTTGAAACAGCTTGTGACCTCTGACCTTAGAAAACTCCTGGGTGTAGAGGGCCAACCAACCTTTGTGAAGTAAGTATTCAAACATATTGTCCTAATTGTAGGAATTATCCATTTGCTATATGTTTTCCctatttgtgtttttcttgtggTTAGCTATCCTGCAGCGAGTTTCAGAATTTGCACAGTTTGTTTCTCCGTCACATACTCATGTAATTTAAGTATTTAACAGTCTATTTTCTGTTACTCAGGCACGTACATTGGAAAAATGCTTTTCCTTTGTATGGCCATGATTATGATTTGGCATTGGAAGCTATAGGAAAGATGGAGAATGAACTTCCAGGCTTCTTCTACGCAGGCAAGTCGATTAAACCACCGCATTGTCATTATTTCTCATGAAAATATATGGCACTCCTTAGTCTGTTGACAGTGAAGCTCTAATAAAACAAAGCATGTACATCATATGAACAGTCTTTTCGAAGTTGGCTAGAGCAAATCATAAATAATAATCCCACcaagttttgttttcgagTATGAATACCCACCAAGTAACACACTAATCTGTTGTTTTACTTATAACTTATAAAAGTAAATGCAATTGAACTTTGGTCCTGTCTTGTAGGGAATAACAAGGATGGGTTGGCTGTTGGAAATGTTATAGCTTCAGGAAGTAAGACTGCTGACCTTGTGATCTCATATCTTGAGTCGCATCAAGCAAGATAATTAACAACAAAGGTAACTCACTTGTCTTCTAGCATTGGCAGGCTATTTTCTCACTTTATGTAGATTGAAAATGATAGCATGGTTTGAAATCTCTTTACGAAGCCTAAGCATTAGACATATATGCACTATCCAACTTATGTAAAGATGAACGAGGAGTGCAGAATAACTCTGGTGGCCTGATAGATGTGTTGTTTGAACAGTGATCCTTGGCATGCACCTGTTTCGGCAGCAAAACTGGATTTTCTTGAAATGTTTCTGAAAATATATTAGATGATTTGACCAGTGGGATTTTAGCAGTAAAGCCTCCCAAATTACATGGCGTTCAAGAGTTCTCTTTGTGCTTACCCACCCCTTAATCATTACGGCGTTCCTTATATCATGTTATACACTGGGAGCCCTCTGAGGCTCCGAACAATTGTGATCCATGCGTTACAGTTCAGTGTCATTAGACTGCAGAATTATTTCCCTGCCATCTTGGTTGTTGCTATTAAGTAAAACATACACCACCTACCTCTGGTAGACATTTGTCGCCATTTCTGTCTGACACACTTCGATGCTGCCTGGCCATGGTCAATCATCTGGGATAGGCAAGAAGTCTTCCTAGTGATGCATCTGTAGCACTACTGCAACTTAATAGCTTTAGGCCATAGAGACTCCCACACTTTGTATCACAGTTTAGCATCCCAACCGACCAAAGGTTGGTAGGCCAGGTCGGCGTCCTTGAAGCCAAACTGCAAGTCTTGTGAGAATCCGGGCAAAGATACGCTTGTACAGTATGCGTGCCACTTGCGATGTGCATTATTATGTTTTTCTCTTTATCTTTGGCCCTCTTTTTGACGTCTAGGGGACTCCATGCCTAGAATGATCCAGGATTACATATGATGCTTCAAGCTCAGGTTTGGTTCATATCTATGACTACTGCTAAAtcatttttctcattttaaAAGGTATGTTTATCTCGAAGTGATGAAGACATGCAAGACGAGGTTGTGTAGCAGTGCAGTTAGCTAAAGTTAAGGAGGCTGCACACTAAAGATGGATGACCAGGAATGCTAGGACACCGGAACAGAATTTTGCTCCGTTGAAATATACTTCTCCGTACTATCTAACATGTGTTTGGCTAGTATTTGATTGTGCTTGGtgtaagaaaagaaaaaaaaacttgcttCCTTGGGAACTTTAGGGCACAAGCAAACATGAGTAGGGCACTCCTTCACCTTGGAGGCTTTATGTCCTTCGTTgcacttttctttttgggcACATCCTTCCGTACTGTATGAGCATGGCGGCCACTGACAGCAAAGGACATATATAAGAAAGTAAAAGGTTTGATgttgcccttttttttcttatgtcGGGAAGAATGGTTAGCTTGACTACCTAATCCATGAAGCATTGTTTCTGTGTTCTGTGTACTTCAGTAGATTTAgtttggcatgcatgcagctttGGCACCCAAAGCGACATGGTTTTCCAAATTCCTGCTTGTGTTGAAAGATACGGATGAATTTAAGCAGaaatcttttttcctttcctttgtAAGTCTTATAGTCAGTCTAACCCAATGCCGTCCACGGCCAGCAGCATTTTGGTCGAGTGCCAAATGGCTTGTTTCGGCTTACCATTAATAATGTATCTTGTAAGCAAAAGCAGGAAGCGCCATGCAAGGACTAAAAGTAACCTTGCCTACCAAGCCTAGGTTTTTGTTTAATCCAAACCTTTGATTTGTTCAATGCAATGCCATGGACCAACACTCCCAAGACCACTGCTTAAGCCAACCTAGGGCCATTAACCAAAAGGATCTTGACAGGAGTTGAGCTATGCAGATATAGTGGCCGTTTCGAACATGGCAAGTTGGAGAGGACAAAGACCGTATTAGCTAGTAT contains:
- the LOC100846070 gene encoding protoporphyrinogen oxidase, mitochondrial isoform X1: MLTSATASPSASTRFSSTCRPCRSDSVPARRPRPVLAMAASDDPRAAPARSVAVVGAGVSGLVAAHRLRKSGVRVTVFEADDRAGGKIRTNSDSGFLWDEGANTMTESALEASRLIDDLGLQDKQQYPNSQHKRYTVKDGAPTLIPSDPIALMKSTVLSTKSKFKLFLEPFLYEKSHTRNSQKVSDNHLSESVGSFFERHFGKEVVDYLIDPFVAGTSAGDPESLSIRHAFPGLWDLEKKYGSIIVGAILSKLTAKGDSTKKADTSSGKGRNKQASFSFHGGMQTLVEGLHKDVGDGNVKLGTQVLSLACSCDRLSASDGWSISVNSKDASSKLAAKNQLFDAVIMTAPLSNVQRMKFTKGGVPFVLDFLPKVDYLPLSLMVTAFRKEDVKRPLEGFGVLIPYKEQQKYGLKTLGTLFSSMMFPDRAPNDQHLFTTFVGGSHNRDLAAAPTAILKQLVTSDLRKLLGVEGQPTFVKHVHWKNAFPLYGHDYDLALEAIGKMENELPGFFYAGNNKDGLAVGNVIASGSKTADLVISYLESHQAR
- the LOC100846070 gene encoding protoporphyrinogen oxidase 2, chloroplastic/mitochondrial isoform X2 yields the protein MLTSATASPSASTRFSSTCRPCRSDSVRVTVFEADDRAGGKIRTNSDSGFLWDEGANTMTESALEASRLIDDLGLQDKQQYPNSQHKRYTVKDGAPTLIPSDPIALMKSTVLSTKSKFKLFLEPFLYEKSHTRNSQKVSDNHLSESVGSFFERHFGKEVVDYLIDPFVAGTSAGDPESLSIRHAFPGLWDLEKKYGSIIVGAILSKLTAKGDSTKKADTSSGKGRNKQASFSFHGGMQTLVEGLHKDVGDGNVKLGTQVLSLACSCDRLSASDGWSISVNSKDASSKLAAKNQLFDAVIMTAPLSNVQRMKFTKGGVPFVLDFLPKVDYLPLSLMVTAFRKEDVKRPLEGFGVLIPYKEQQKYGLKTLGTLFSSMMFPDRAPNDQHLFTTFVGGSHNRDLAAAPTAILKQLVTSDLRKLLGVEGQPTFVKHVHWKNAFPLYGHDYDLALEAIGKMENELPGFFYAGNNKDGLAVGNVIASGSKTADLVISYLESHQAR